In Triticum urartu cultivar G1812 chromosome 6, Tu2.1, whole genome shotgun sequence, the following proteins share a genomic window:
- the LOC125513692 gene encoding putative uncharacterized protein DDB_G0271606, which translates to MSRYEYETNGYHRAVEDEYEDEYYDEDEYEEEGAGAPEEDEEPPEGQQEFLQIRERLKEQIRRKAQGASASTAGRSSSLHDRRPPPPNFGSFFGPSKPVISQRVIEERKSMKEIQNTVPRERRPPGKDIPSSSRVQVQAKTNGFHQKQKIVNEAKKKAEALKDNRDYSFLLSDDADIPSPPREKPAARPSLTQKSDREVMHSAVKSRAPTSQPARLPNGHGLNNNTSSTQRRPESKFESKGKEMLLSRERAVDNGRMHSVVRNGSSQATGSKAASQKFPSKGQIANKPSMKEVNEQSLRKDHLARKQPVLPNGRQQPSQSQRMQSASYGQRPQQSLQSQRPQQSSQSQRPQQSSQSQRPQQSSQSQRPQQLSQSQRPLQSSQSQRPLQSQSQRPLQSSHSQRQLQSSQRERPLQSSQSQRPQSSQSQRPQQSLQRQRPQQSSQLQSSQSQRQLPQSNRPQQMLQRQRPLSSQGHYPEQRRVQANDRVKPSERQPSRQVSANGRDDRAKKKQLGKRRFDDDIEDEDDPMAMIRSMFRYDPSKYAGRDDDDSDMEADFATIEMEEKRSARIARQEDEEELRLLEEEERREQERKRRRVGR; encoded by the exons ATGAGCCGCTACGAGTATGAGACCAAT GGTTATCATCGGGCAGTGGAGGATGAGTATGAGGACGAGTACTATGATGAAGATGAGTACGAGGAGGAAGGTGCAGGAGCTCCTGAGGAGGACGAAGAGCCACCAGAGGGTCAGCAGGAGTTCCTTCAAATTAGAGAACGATTGAAGGAGCAGATTAGGCGGAAGGCACAGGGTGCCAGTGCTAGCACAGCTGGTCGCTCGTCTTCCTTGCATGATAGAAGACCACCCCCACCCAA TTTTGGCTCCTTCTTTGGGCCCTCCAAGCCGGTGATTTCCCAGCGTGTGATTGAAGAAAGGAAGTCAATGAAAGAGATACAGAACACAGTGCCCAGAGAACGAAGACCTCCTGGA AAGGACATCCCATCATCTTCGAGAGTGCAAGTGCAAGCTAAAACAAATGGATTTCACCAGAAGCAAAAGATTGTTAATGAG GCAAAAAAGAAAGCTGAGGCACTTAAGGATAATCGGGACTATTCATTTCTACTCTCGGATGATGCTGACATTCCATCTCCTCCAAGGGAAAAACCTGCGGCTAGGCCTTCATTGACCCAAAAGTCTG ATCGTGAGGTGATGCATTCTGCAGTGAAGAGTAGGGCGCCAACAAGTCAGCCCGCCAGATTGCCAAATGGTCATGGGTTGAACAACAACACATCGTCCACACAAAGACGCCCGGAAAGTAAGTTTGAATCCAAGGGAAAGGAGATGCTCCTAAGTAGAGAAAGGGCTGTTGACAATGGAAGGATGCATAGTGTTGTTAGAAATGGGTCCAGCCAGGCCACTGGAAGCAAAGCTGCAAGCCAAAAATTTCCGAGCAAGGGTCAGATAGCaaataagccttctatgaaggaAGTGAATGAACAATCTCTTAGAAAGGATCATTTAGCTAGAAAGCAACCTGTGTTACCTAATGGTCGACAACAGCCCTCACAAAGTCAGAGGATGCAATCAGCCTCGTATGGCCAGAGGCCGCAGCAGTCGTTGCAGAGCCAGAGACCACAACAGTCATCGCAGAGCCAGAGGCCACAACAGTCGTCGCAGAGCCAGAGGCCACAACAGTCGTCGCAGAGCCAGAGGCCACAGCAGTTGTCACAGAGCCAGAGGCCACTGCAGTCGTCGCAGAGCCAGAGGCCACTGCAGTCACAGAGCCAGAGGCCACTGCAGTCCTCGCATAGCCAGAGGCAACTGCAGTCGTCACAGCGTGAGAGGCCACTGCAGTCATCGCAGAGTCAGAGACCACAATCATCGCAGAGTCAGAGACCGCAACAATCACTACAGAGACAGAGACCACAGCAATCTTCACAGTTGCAATCCTCACAAAGCCAAAGACAGCTGCCACAAAGCAACAGGCCGCAGCAGATGTTGCAACGGCAAAGGCCTCTTTCCTCGCAAGGTCATTATCCTGAGCAAAGAAGAGTCCAAGCAAATGATCGAGTAAAACCATCCGAAAGGCAG CCATCTCGACAAGTATCTGCCAATGGACGTGATGATCGTGCAAAGAAAAAGCAATTGGGGAAACGAAGGTTTGATGACGAcattgaagatgaggatgatcCCATGGCTATGATCAGGAGTATGTTCAG GTATGACCCTAGTAAATATGCAGGCAgagatgatgatgatagtgacatGGAAGCAGATTTTGCTACTATAGAGATGGAAGAGAAAAGAAG CGCGAGGATTGCAAGGCAGGAGGACGAAGAGGAGCTCCGCCTGCTTGAGGAAGAAGAGAGGCGTGAGCAGGAGAGGAAGAGGCGGCGGGTAGGCCGATAG